One part of the Acidobacteriota bacterium genome encodes these proteins:
- a CDS encoding C45 family peptidase, with protein sequence MVKNRLILKLTLIAGATLFLISYINSQDYLKGSSKFEKNGWVFLHLEGPPYNIGYQHGFLLASEIKDAIDAVSFYAEKVSKKDWKFFRNTAEKIYWPKVPEEYRQEIMGIADGMRDKGIERIKWEDILALNSWIETAWYYIPSIEKKKKVENKSFLPFGSCSAFIATGDATKDNKIVMAHNTWIDYFTGMPFNIIVDLKPEKGNRILMQSYAGFIHSGSDFYINSAGLMVTETTITGFENIDPSKTPEFVRVRKAIQYASSIDEWIKIILEDNNGGYANGWLIGDVKTGEIARLELGLKNHKIWRTNNGYYAGSNIALDDKVRQETKFNYEDSSTSPYSRYQRWEALLKENYGKIDIDLAKKYLGDHYDTFLKKEIPSARTLCGHIEEDPKGEPAWKKPPFYPEGAMDGKVADSDLARKMAIWAHWGHPCGKDFIAQKFIEEHKDFSWQKDFLKDLKAMGWVVFTIKEENIQ encoded by the coding sequence ATGGTTAAAAATAGATTAATCTTAAAACTGACATTAATTGCAGGGGCAACTCTTTTTTTAATTTCATACATCAATTCTCAGGATTATTTGAAAGGTTCATCTAAATTTGAGAAAAATGGATGGGTATTTTTGCATTTAGAGGGGCCTCCTTATAACATTGGATATCAACATGGTTTTCTTCTTGCTAGTGAAATAAAGGATGCAATCGATGCGGTTTCATTTTATGCAGAGAAAGTATCAAAAAAGGACTGGAAATTTTTCAGAAACACAGCTGAAAAGATCTACTGGCCAAAGGTTCCAGAGGAATATCGTCAGGAGATAATGGGAATAGCTGATGGAATGAGAGATAAGGGTATAGAGAGAATAAAATGGGAGGACATACTGGCATTGAATTCCTGGATTGAAACTGCCTGGTATTATATTCCCTCGATAGAGAAAAAGAAAAAAGTAGAGAATAAATCTTTTCTTCCATTCGGAAGCTGTTCTGCGTTTATTGCCACAGGAGATGCCACAAAAGATAATAAAATAGTAATGGCCCATAACACCTGGATAGATTATTTCACCGGTATGCCTTTTAACATCATAGTGGATTTAAAACCTGAAAAGGGAAATAGAATCTTAATGCAATCTTATGCAGGATTTATTCACAGTGGCTCAGATTTCTATATAAATTCAGCAGGACTTATGGTCACAGAAACAACTATTACAGGGTTTGAGAATATTGACCCATCTAAGACTCCAGAATTTGTAAGGGTGAGAAAGGCAATCCAGTATGCTTCCTCCATTGATGAATGGATAAAAATAATACTTGAGGACAATAACGGCGGATATGCGAATGGCTGGCTTATAGGAGATGTAAAAACTGGTGAAATTGCAAGGCTTGAGTTAGGATTAAAAAATCATAAGATATGGCGAACAAACAATGGCTATTATGCGGGATCGAACATAGCTTTAGATGATAAGGTAAGGCAGGAAACTAAATTTAATTATGAGGATTCCTCCACAAGTCCTTATTCAAGATATCAGAGGTGGGAAGCATTGTTAAAGGAGAATTATGGAAAAATTGACATAGATTTAGCCAAGAAATACCTTGGAGATCATTATGATACATTTTTAAAAAAAGAAATCCCATCCGCAAGAACTCTTTGTGGCCATATAGAAGAGGATCCAAAGGGTGAACCTGCATGGAAGAAACCTCCTTTTTACCCAGAAGGAGCAATGGATGGGAAAGTAGCTGATTCAGACCTTGCTAGGAAAATGGCAATATGGGCTCACTGGGGTCATCCATGTGGAAAAGATTTTATCGCTCAAAAATTTATCGAAGAGCATAAGGATTTTAGCTGGCAGAAAGATTTTTTAAAAGACCTTAAAGCTATGGGATGGGTTGTTTTTACTATAAAGGAGGAAAATATTCAATAA